In one window of Deinococcus radiotolerans DNA:
- a CDS encoding HD-GYP domain-containing protein yields MTQSGLGTPGASRTGSDHGLAGRIVHLAQLALRAQDLSSGIVPTLEALITDTAAVGSAYFHLEAQDLTFRVQAAAGELPDTPAMQAIATHGLPSGTPLLEALRLSPAPLFFADTAASGITAGFPELGVVSLAAAPVLSPTGELIGAFLMHTFTPHLWQPDEQTLFGSVSATLATLAGRLTAEQQAREAREAALRALGLALETRDRETQGHTDRVTALAERVARRLNWPEERLHTLRWGAYLHDIGKIAVPDSILLKRGTLDDAERLEMQEHVREGLRFALALSFLPPQALHVIRDHHERWDGRGYPHGTRGEAISEEGRVFALCDVYDALTSERPYKPAWTAGAALAELRAQTGRQFDPALVSVFVDLIESELADAPLDVA; encoded by the coding sequence ATGACGCAATCCGGCTTGGGAACCCCCGGCGCCTCTAGGACCGGCTCTGATCATGGGCTGGCCGGGCGGATTGTTCACCTGGCGCAGCTGGCCCTGCGCGCTCAGGATCTCTCCAGCGGCATCGTGCCGACCCTCGAGGCGCTGATCACGGACACCGCCGCCGTGGGCAGCGCGTACTTTCACCTGGAAGCGCAGGACCTGACCTTCCGCGTGCAGGCCGCGGCCGGGGAACTGCCGGACACGCCGGCCATGCAGGCGATTGCCACGCACGGCCTGCCGAGCGGCACGCCCCTGCTGGAGGCCCTGCGGCTCAGCCCGGCTCCCCTGTTCTTCGCGGACACGGCCGCATCCGGCATCACGGCCGGTTTTCCAGAGCTGGGCGTCGTGAGCCTCGCCGCGGCCCCGGTGCTCTCACCGACCGGGGAGCTGATCGGCGCCTTCCTGATGCATACGTTCACGCCGCACCTGTGGCAGCCGGATGAGCAGACCCTGTTCGGCAGCGTGAGCGCCACCCTGGCCACGCTGGCGGGCCGCCTCACGGCCGAACAGCAGGCCCGTGAGGCGCGCGAGGCGGCGCTGCGCGCCCTGGGGCTGGCCCTGGAAACCCGGGACCGTGAGACGCAGGGCCACACCGACCGCGTGACCGCGCTGGCCGAACGGGTCGCGCGGCGCCTGAACTGGCCCGAGGAGCGGCTCCACACCCTGCGCTGGGGCGCCTACCTACACGACATCGGCAAGATTGCCGTGCCGGACAGCATCCTGCTGAAACGCGGGACGCTGGATGATGCGGAGCGGCTCGAGATGCAGGAGCATGTGAGGGAGGGGCTGCGGTTTGCGCTGGCCCTGAGTTTCCTGCCCCCGCAGGCCCTGCACGTGATCCGCGATCACCATGAACGCTGGGACGGGCGCGGTTACCCGCACGGCACCAGGGGCGAGGCGATCAGCGAGGAAGGCCGCGTGTTCGCGCTGTGCGACGTGTACGACGCCCTGACCAGCGAAAGGCCCTACAAGCCCGCCTGGACGGCCGGGGCGGCCCTGGCGGAACTGAGGGCGCAGACGGGCCGTCAGTTCGATCCGGCCCTGGTGTCCGTGTTCGTGGACCTGATCGAATCCGAACTCGCGGACGCGCCACTGGACGTCGCCTGA
- a CDS encoding mismatch-specific DNA-glycosylase translates to MPDVLRPGLTLVLVGTAPSRISAAARAYYANPGNRFWFTLHEVGLTPHLLLPQEYPRLPEYGIGLTDVAKRHSGVDAALPGEAWAPEELRAKLRTYRPRLVAFTSKRGASETLGLPTGRLPYGEQTQKLEGCELWVVPSTSPLAQTHFQLAPWQALAARVQALRGNPPAPNPVPAP, encoded by the coding sequence GTGCCGGACGTGCTGCGCCCCGGCCTGACCCTGGTGCTGGTGGGCACCGCGCCCAGCCGCATCAGCGCCGCCGCCCGCGCGTACTACGCCAACCCCGGCAACCGCTTCTGGTTCACCCTGCACGAGGTCGGCCTGACCCCCCACCTGCTGCTGCCGCAGGAATACCCCCGCCTGCCCGAGTACGGCATCGGCCTGACCGACGTCGCCAAGCGGCACAGCGGCGTCGACGCCGCCCTGCCCGGCGAGGCCTGGGCACCGGAGGAACTGCGCGCCAAACTCCGCACGTACCGGCCCCGACTGGTCGCCTTCACCAGTAAACGCGGCGCGTCCGAGACGCTGGGCCTCCCCACGGGCCGCCTGCCATACGGTGAGCAGACGCAGAAGCTCGAGGGCTGCGAACTGTGGGTGGTGCCCAGCACCAGCCCCCTGGCCCAGACGCACTTTCAGCTGGCGCCCTGGCAGGCGCTCGCGGCGCGCGTGCAGGCCCTGCGCGGGAACCCGCCCGCGCCGAACCCCGTACCTGCACCATGA
- a CDS encoding cytochrome P450, with translation MTVPESTPAARCPFGGDALTRRPDHPDRPGEAPQADARGVVQVRSFQGARDVLRSEAVTQAGFNAETVNDAGILKRRPVLFTEGEEHHEMRRDTARYFTPAAVATYQPMIAALADRLIGRLAARGEANIDDLSLTLAVQVASQVVGLTSSRVPGLERRVMTFVEHDGNSEPGMNPEKGRLRSILDQRHLLAFYLLDVKPAIQARRTQRRDDLISHLLDRKYSDLEILTECLTYGTAGMVTTREFITVATWHLLRQPELRAAYVHGTEKERLDILHEILRLEPVVSTLYRRAQADLTVDGQTIPQGTLLALNLADANTDPAVAGEQAASVCPARPLPRGVQAPVMAFGDGHHRCPGAFLAIKETDTFLRRLLIWQDLRLVAEPRVTFNEVVKGYELRGLRVALGRS, from the coding sequence ATGACTGTTCCTGAATCCACCCCCGCCGCCCGCTGCCCCTTCGGGGGCGACGCCCTGACCCGCCGCCCCGATCACCCGGACCGGCCCGGCGAGGCCCCGCAGGCCGACGCGCGCGGCGTCGTGCAGGTGCGTTCCTTCCAGGGCGCGCGGGACGTGCTGCGCAGCGAGGCCGTCACGCAGGCGGGCTTCAACGCCGAAACCGTGAACGACGCCGGGATCCTCAAGCGCCGCCCCGTGCTGTTCACGGAGGGCGAGGAGCACCACGAGATGCGCCGCGACACCGCCCGGTACTTCACGCCCGCCGCGGTCGCCACGTACCAACCCATGATCGCGGCCCTGGCCGACCGGCTGATCGGGCGGCTCGCGGCGCGCGGCGAGGCGAACATCGATGACCTGAGTCTCACGCTGGCCGTTCAGGTCGCCTCGCAGGTCGTGGGCCTCACGAGCAGCCGCGTGCCGGGCCTGGAACGCCGCGTCATGACCTTCGTGGAACACGACGGGAACAGCGAGCCCGGCATGAACCCCGAGAAGGGCCGCTTGCGCAGCATTCTCGATCAGCGGCACCTGTTGGCCTTCTACCTGCTGGACGTCAAGCCCGCCATTCAGGCGCGCCGCACACAACGTCGGGACGACCTGATCAGCCACCTGCTGGACCGGAAGTACAGCGACCTGGAGATCCTGACCGAGTGCCTGACCTACGGCACGGCGGGCATGGTCACCACGCGCGAGTTCATCACGGTCGCCACGTGGCACCTGCTGCGCCAGCCGGAGCTGCGCGCCGCGTACGTGCACGGCACGGAGAAGGAACGCCTGGACATCCTGCACGAGATCCTGCGCCTGGAACCGGTCGTGTCTACCCTGTACCGCCGCGCGCAGGCGGACCTGACCGTGGACGGCCAGACCATCCCGCAGGGCACGCTGCTGGCCCTGAACCTCGCGGACGCGAACACTGACCCCGCCGTGGCGGGCGAGCAGGCCGCGTCCGTGTGCCCGGCCCGGCCCCTGCCGCGCGGCGTGCAGGCCCCGGTCATGGCCTTCGGGGACGGCCACCACCGCTGCCCGGGCGCGTTCCTGGCGATCAAGGAGACCGACACGTTCCTGCGCCGCCTGCTGATCTGGCAGGACCTGCGTCTGGTCGCCGAGCCCCGCGTGACCTTCAACGAGGTCGTCAAGGGCTACGAGCTGCGGGGCCTGCGGGTCGCGCTGGGCCGGAGCTAA
- a CDS encoding GNAT family N-acetyltransferase: MIRPMLATDVPDVLALLTWMDDSPEREVFSPDARDPRELQSECEDNLCLVDVEDEGVLAYCALSPFRDGMVLEGPISDGGHLRPLLRRALSHSDGLPVYAFAARDNLPVRAALEASGFAPMHTTDFYSAPLARLTEQACAPAGTRIARKLPLGAYRELFKSSEDAWAGRLNWTPEQFDEHFARDDVRLVALLRGDQPLGFAELEFCPEDARADVTYVAVHPAERGQGYGLKLLALAAAEADTHPEVRTLRVRAHDHMKPARALYARAGFTHCRSIVTYMRDGDEDV; the protein is encoded by the coding sequence ATGATCCGCCCCATGCTGGCCACCGATGTTCCCGACGTGCTCGCCCTGCTCACCTGGATGGATGACTCTCCCGAACGTGAGGTGTTCTCCCCGGACGCCCGCGACCCGCGCGAACTGCAGTCCGAATGCGAGGACAACCTCTGCCTCGTGGACGTGGAGGACGAGGGCGTGCTGGCGTACTGCGCCCTCTCGCCCTTCCGGGACGGCATGGTCCTGGAAGGGCCCATCAGTGACGGCGGGCACCTGCGCCCACTGCTGCGGCGCGCGCTGTCTCACAGTGACGGTCTGCCCGTGTACGCGTTCGCGGCGCGGGACAACCTGCCGGTCCGCGCCGCGCTGGAAGCCTCGGGCTTCGCGCCCATGCACACCACGGATTTCTACAGCGCGCCCCTGGCCCGCCTGACCGAGCAGGCCTGCGCACCAGCCGGTACGCGCATCGCGCGGAAGCTGCCGCTGGGCGCGTACCGCGAGCTGTTCAAGTCCAGCGAGGACGCCTGGGCGGGCCGCCTGAACTGGACGCCCGAGCAGTTCGACGAGCATTTCGCGCGGGACGACGTGCGGCTCGTGGCCCTGCTGCGCGGGGACCAGCCGCTGGGTTTCGCTGAACTGGAATTCTGCCCCGAGGACGCCCGCGCGGACGTCACGTACGTCGCCGTGCATCCGGCGGAACGCGGACAGGGCTACGGCCTGAAACTGCTGGCCCTGGCCGCCGCCGAGGCCGACACGCACCCCGAGGTGCGGACCCTGCGTGTGCGCGCGCACGACCACATGAAACCCGCCCGCGCCCTGTACGCCCGCGCGGGCTTCACGCACTGCCGCAGCATCGTGACCTACATGCGCGACGGCGACGAGGACGTGTAA
- a CDS encoding alpha/beta fold hydrolase, whose translation MRRAAQLLPLLLLTPPAGAQTTAPQTPAAQPAALTAQATVALNLVPATRVARSGVTVPGTPAALNTSVTVRYGPSRPAAVLLLMPGYLGGAGSFDRLARQLVHLDPTLAVWAVDRRSNLLEDHAPLLSGNATQLAQVVQRGLPTRDPATLTYMKDWGLDTTLRDWRAAVLEARTLTPNVFIGGHSMGGTLTGLYATYDFGGVRGERDVQGLIMLDGLPGLMSGKPLSLDQYEKGGGTNPIGSLPGLQQLNRAPFVSAPYFSPDLATRAAAQARLAALQPDARAPQGGFASFPATNLAAAMTRLDRRYALLPFMAISAGRATNATDAPFLPSQALGGQDTRWITGATDPARPVGWASDPTQLTDALDFVQRYLTPLTDYTEWYFPNRLTLDLAAARTDTTGTPFERSLPVRSAQTLSLPVLGIAAEQGVTTAEQFRAYAAGTRAKLTTYTLKGAAHLDVTTASSDQVARRIVTWLRPLRR comes from the coding sequence ATGCGCCGCGCCGCCCAACTCCTGCCCCTGCTGCTCCTGACCCCACCGGCCGGGGCTCAGACCACTGCACCCCAGACGCCGGCGGCCCAGCCCGCTGCGCTCACGGCGCAGGCGACCGTTGCCTTGAACCTCGTGCCCGCCACCCGCGTCGCCCGGTCGGGCGTGACTGTACCCGGCACGCCCGCCGCGCTGAACACGAGCGTCACCGTCCGCTACGGCCCCAGCAGGCCCGCCGCCGTGCTGCTGCTCATGCCGGGCTACCTGGGCGGCGCAGGCAGCTTCGACCGGCTGGCGCGGCAGCTGGTGCACCTGGACCCCACCCTGGCCGTCTGGGCGGTGGACCGGCGCTCGAACCTGCTGGAAGACCACGCCCCGCTGCTCAGTGGCAACGCCACGCAGCTCGCGCAGGTCGTGCAGCGCGGCCTGCCCACCCGCGACCCCGCCACGCTGACGTACATGAAAGACTGGGGGCTGGACACCACGCTGCGCGACTGGCGGGCCGCGGTCCTGGAGGCCCGCACCCTCACCCCGAACGTGTTCATCGGCGGGCACTCCATGGGCGGCACCCTGACCGGCCTGTACGCCACCTACGACTTCGGCGGGGTGCGCGGCGAGCGGGACGTGCAGGGCCTGATCATGCTCGACGGTCTCCCTGGTCTCATGAGCGGCAAGCCCCTCTCCCTGGACCAGTACGAGAAGGGCGGCGGCACCAATCCCATCGGCTCCCTGCCCGGCCTGCAACAGCTGAACCGCGCGCCGTTCGTCAGCGCCCCGTACTTCAGCCCTGACCTGGCCACGCGCGCCGCCGCGCAGGCCCGGCTGGCCGCGCTGCAACCCGACGCGCGCGCCCCGCAGGGCGGCTTCGCGTCCTTTCCCGCCACGAACCTCGCGGCGGCCATGACCCGCCTGGACCGCCGCTACGCGCTGCTGCCGTTCATGGCCATCAGCGCCGGGCGCGCCACCAACGCCACGGACGCCCCCTTCCTGCCCTCGCAGGCCCTGGGGGGGCAGGACACCCGCTGGATCACGGGCGCCACCGACCCCGCCCGCCCCGTCGGGTGGGCCAGCGACCCCACGCAGCTGACCGACGCGCTCGACTTCGTGCAGCGCTACCTAACCCCGCTGACGGACTACACCGAGTGGTACTTCCCGAACCGACTGACGCTGGACCTCGCGGCTGCCCGCACCGACACCACCGGCACCCCCTTCGAGAGGAGCCTCCCGGTCCGCTCGGCGCAGACCCTGAGCCTGCCCGTCCTGGGGATTGCGGCGGAGCAGGGCGTCACCACCGCCGAGCAGTTCCGTGCGTACGCGGCCGGAACGCGCGCCAAACTGACCACCTACACCCTGAAGGGCGCGGCGCACCTGGACGTCACCACCGCCAGCAGTGATCAGGTTGCGCGCCGGATTGTCACGTGGCTCAGGCCCCTGCGCCGCTGA
- a CDS encoding M17 family metallopeptidase, translating to MPLVNSMDAADLTLSFISPDGGRLTRDLSGGEVRLHARSEQGDQAVALLPASAAEAREVGAALMRLARELKSARVQVPATEHASALAAAALGEGWRDARYRQRGPGEPQLLVAGLTGDEQARVEALGAGVTFARELVSAPGNVLNPVTLAREARTLEALGVDVDVWDGDDVAARGMNLLAAVAAGSAAGPRLIRATLPARGEAHTVVALVGKGITFDTGGYSIKTAAGMATMKSDMGGAAAVLGAMRSLAALRDLIPDGVEVRAYVAAAENMVGPHAMRPGDVYRAANGLHVEITNTDAEGRLVLADTLTVACEEGATELVDLATLTGVKVSALGNDIAALFSSDETLTARLKAAARDAGEHVWELPLHQPYLKSYRKGTIADLKNSDMQPAGGSIKAALFLAQFVTRPWAHLDIAGNADREEVATGWGVGTLVEYVLAR from the coding sequence ATGCCTCTGGTCAATTCAATGGACGCCGCCGACCTCACCCTGTCGTTCATCTCCCCGGATGGAGGGCGCCTGACCCGCGACCTGAGCGGGGGAGAGGTGCGCCTGCACGCCCGGAGTGAACAGGGTGATCAGGCCGTGGCCCTGCTGCCCGCCAGCGCCGCGGAGGCGCGCGAGGTGGGCGCCGCCCTGATGCGGCTCGCCCGGGAGCTCAAGTCCGCGCGGGTGCAGGTGCCCGCCACCGAGCACGCCTCGGCCCTGGCCGCCGCGGCGCTGGGCGAGGGCTGGCGCGACGCCCGCTACCGTCAGCGCGGCCCCGGCGAGCCGCAGCTGCTCGTGGCGGGCCTGACGGGTGACGAGCAGGCCCGCGTGGAGGCGCTGGGCGCGGGCGTGACCTTCGCGCGTGAACTGGTAAGTGCGCCCGGGAACGTCCTGAATCCCGTCACGCTGGCCCGCGAGGCCCGCACGCTGGAGGCCCTCGGGGTGGACGTGGATGTCTGGGACGGGGACGACGTTGCCGCGCGCGGCATGAACCTCCTCGCGGCGGTGGCGGCGGGCAGCGCTGCGGGCCCGCGCCTGATCCGCGCGACGCTGCCCGCGCGGGGTGAGGCGCACACGGTGGTCGCGCTGGTGGGTAAGGGCATCACGTTTGACACCGGCGGGTACTCCATCAAGACCGCCGCCGGGATGGCCACCATGAAGAGCGACATGGGCGGCGCCGCCGCCGTGCTGGGCGCCATGCGGTCCCTGGCGGCCCTGCGCGACCTGATTCCTGATGGGGTGGAGGTCCGTGCGTACGTGGCCGCCGCGGAGAATATGGTCGGCCCGCACGCCATGCGCCCCGGCGACGTGTACCGCGCCGCGAACGGCCTGCACGTGGAGATCACGAACACCGACGCCGAGGGCCGCCTCGTGCTGGCCGACACCCTGACCGTCGCCTGCGAGGAGGGGGCCACTGAACTCGTGGACCTGGCCACGCTGACCGGCGTGAAGGTCAGCGCGCTGGGCAATGACATTGCCGCGCTGTTCAGCAGCGACGAGACCCTCACGGCCCGGCTGAAGGCCGCCGCGCGGGACGCGGGCGAGCACGTGTGGGAACTGCCGCTGCACCAGCCGTACCTGAAGTCCTACCGCAAGGGCACCATCGCAGACCTGAAGAACAGCGACATGCAGCCCGCCGGGGGCAGCATCAAGGCGGCACTGTTCCTGGCGCAGTTCGTGACGCGGCCCTGGGCGCACCTGGACATTGCCGGGAACGCCGACCGTGAGGAGGTCGCCACCGGCTGGGGCGTCGGCACGCTCGTGGAGTACGTCCTGGCCCGCTGA
- a CDS encoding DAK2 domain-containing protein yields the protein MLRYATDWLGVYREQVNALNVYPVPDGDTGTNMHLTMQSVRRELDTCDETSMPGVARAISYGALLGARGNSGVILSQLLKGFAETIKDLQVVDAAALGRAFQAAQKTGYGAVMKPVEGTILTVARGVAEGAQGEHIEDVLENALFRGQALLDQTPEMLPALKQAGVIDSGGQGYLYVVQGMLAQLRGEALPPAPEITSYAQEQFENEEFGFCTEFLMSEATKPIEEIRELVTPFGDSLLVVGAEGYVKGHIHTNEPDQLLATVGRYGKMLKTKVEDMSEQHTEILGMAGATARAEEEIAPTGLVAVASGYGLVKLFRGFGARIVSGGQTANPSVQDIVDAVRSVSAEKVIILPNNKNVLMAAEKAMELMEGRAVVIPTRTLGQGIGAALNFSPDVPAEELVDGMTEASRTVTTFEVTRASRTTNITVKDGRTLDIKEGNVIGLMDDELVQSGGTPEDSVLEMLNRHYQGQEIITVFGGPQHTQEDLDTLAGRIGKEFSMAEVETHPGGPDLYDYLVTVE from the coding sequence ATGCTGCGCTACGCGACCGACTGGCTGGGCGTGTACCGCGAGCAGGTGAACGCCCTGAATGTCTACCCCGTCCCGGATGGGGACACCGGCACGAACATGCACCTGACCATGCAGTCCGTGCGCCGTGAGCTGGACACCTGCGACGAGACCAGCATGCCCGGCGTGGCGCGCGCCATCAGCTACGGCGCGCTGCTGGGCGCCCGCGGGAACAGCGGCGTCATTCTGTCGCAGCTCCTGAAGGGCTTCGCGGAGACCATCAAGGACCTGCAGGTCGTGGACGCCGCCGCGCTGGGCCGCGCGTTCCAAGCCGCGCAGAAGACCGGGTACGGCGCCGTCATGAAGCCTGTGGAGGGCACCATCCTGACGGTTGCGCGCGGCGTGGCCGAGGGTGCCCAGGGTGAGCACATCGAGGACGTGCTGGAGAACGCACTATTCCGCGGTCAGGCGCTGCTGGATCAGACGCCCGAGATGCTCCCGGCGCTGAAGCAGGCGGGCGTGATCGACAGCGGCGGCCAGGGCTACCTGTACGTCGTGCAGGGCATGCTGGCGCAGCTGCGCGGCGAGGCGCTGCCCCCCGCGCCCGAGATCACCAGCTACGCGCAGGAGCAGTTCGAGAACGAGGAATTCGGGTTCTGCACCGAGTTCCTGATGAGCGAGGCGACCAAACCCATCGAGGAGATCCGCGAACTGGTCACGCCCTTCGGGGACAGCCTGCTCGTGGTGGGCGCGGAAGGATACGTGAAGGGCCACATCCACACCAACGAGCCTGATCAGCTGCTCGCCACGGTGGGCCGCTACGGGAAGATGCTCAAGACGAAAGTCGAGGACATGAGCGAGCAGCACACCGAGATCCTGGGCATGGCGGGCGCCACCGCCCGCGCCGAGGAAGAAATCGCCCCGACCGGCCTCGTGGCCGTCGCCAGCGGCTACGGGCTGGTCAAGCTGTTCCGCGGGTTCGGCGCGCGGATCGTGTCCGGCGGGCAGACCGCGAACCCCAGCGTGCAGGACATCGTGGACGCCGTCCGCAGCGTGAGTGCTGAGAAGGTCATCATCCTGCCGAACAACAAGAACGTCCTGATGGCCGCCGAGAAGGCCATGGAACTCATGGAGGGCCGCGCGGTCGTCATCCCCACCCGCACGCTGGGCCAGGGCATCGGCGCGGCGCTGAACTTCAGCCCCGACGTGCCCGCCGAGGAACTGGTGGACGGCATGACCGAGGCGTCCCGCACTGTCACGACTTTCGAGGTGACGCGCGCCAGCCGCACCACGAACATCACCGTGAAGGACGGCCGCACGCTGGACATCAAGGAAGGCAACGTGATCGGCCTGATGGACGACGAACTCGTCCAGAGTGGCGGCACGCCCGAGGACAGCGTCCTGGAGATGCTCAACCGCCACTACCAGGGTCAGGAGATCATCACCGTGTTCGGCGGTCCCCAGCACACCCAGGAGGACTTGGACACCCTGGCTGGGCGGATCGGCAAGGAATTCAGCATGGCCGAGGTCGAAACGCACCCCGGCGGGCCGGACCTGTACGACTACCTCGTGACCGTGGAATAA
- a CDS encoding DUF4258 domain-containing protein, with protein sequence MQASADLLALRAQLSRAEKAARRAPAPTPARTRPQAPLKPQRQAELSGVSTDDFSLAQAHARLRDAVYDGHYHLCPHAIGHARAEGFLEHDVLNVLLTGRVRAVYTQERRWLVCGYFEACGVALPLHVVAEPHRDGHVDIVTAFVPKHPHHIISRARLAVMLRYDDEQVRARTAHAGSRVGHRSKGRWKKSA encoded by the coding sequence CTGCAGGCCAGCGCGGACCTGCTCGCCCTGCGCGCGCAGCTGTCCCGCGCCGAGAAAGCCGCCCGCCGCGCCCCCGCGCCCACGCCCGCCCGCACGCGCCCGCAGGCGCCCCTGAAACCGCAGCGTCAGGCGGAACTCAGCGGCGTCAGCACCGACGACTTCAGCCTCGCGCAGGCGCACGCCCGGCTGCGGGACGCTGTCTATGACGGCCACTACCACCTGTGCCCCCACGCGATCGGCCACGCCCGCGCCGAGGGCTTCCTGGAACACGACGTGCTGAACGTCCTGCTGACCGGCCGCGTGCGCGCCGTATACACCCAGGAGCGCCGCTGGCTGGTCTGCGGTTACTTCGAGGCGTGCGGCGTGGCGCTGCCCCTGCACGTGGTGGCCGAGCCGCACCGGGACGGGCACGTGGATATCGTGACGGCGTTCGTGCCCAAGCACCCGCACCACATCATCAGCCGCGCCCGGCTGGCCGTCATGCTCCGCTACGACGACGAGCAGGTTCGCGCCCGCACCGCCCACGCCGGCAGCCGCGTCGGCCACCGCAGCAAGGGACGCTGGAAAAAGAGCGCCTGA
- a CDS encoding Asp23/Gls24 family envelope stress response protein yields MNGSIQITEAALASLIGLTAHEIPGVVGMAPSNLKEGLSRVLGRANVSDGVVISRDGGRYAADLYVVVAYGVSIPTVARNIVERVEHTVKTQAGIELAAARVHAVGVQRV; encoded by the coding sequence GTGAATGGCTCCATTCAAATCACCGAGGCGGCCCTCGCCTCACTGATCGGGCTGACCGCCCACGAGATCCCAGGCGTGGTCGGCATGGCCCCCAGCAACCTGAAAGAGGGCCTCAGCCGCGTGCTGGGCCGCGCGAACGTCAGTGACGGCGTCGTGATCAGCCGCGACGGCGGCCGCTATGCCGCGGACCTGTACGTGGTCGTCGCGTACGGCGTGAGCATCCCCACCGTGGCGCGCAATATCGTGGAGCGCGTGGAACACACCGTGAAGACCCAGGCGGGCATCGAACTGGCGGCCGCGCGCGTGCACGCCGTGGGAGTCCAGCGTGTCTGA
- a CDS encoding sulfite oxidase-like oxidoreductase — translation MLGKFFKKPADDMGGRVPPGQTLTTRFPVLTYGPTQHYRPEEVVIRITGLAEERSFTWADLMALTQTTLTYDIHCVTHWSKLDTTWTGVRVTDLMDHIGLKPGATHVMQHSVGGYTTNLALDDFLRPENLLAHTFDGQPLDAEHGGPLRLVVPHLYFWKSAKWLSGLEFMSADQPGFWERNGYHMRGDPFAEERYDDD, via the coding sequence ATGCTCGGCAAGTTCTTCAAGAAACCCGCGGACGACATGGGGGGCCGCGTCCCCCCGGGACAGACCCTCACCACGCGCTTTCCCGTGCTGACCTACGGCCCCACGCAGCACTACAGGCCTGAAGAGGTGGTCATCCGCATCACGGGCCTCGCCGAGGAGCGCAGCTTCACCTGGGCGGACCTGATGGCCCTGACGCAGACCACGCTGACGTACGACATCCACTGCGTGACGCACTGGAGCAAACTGGACACCACCTGGACCGGCGTGCGCGTCACGGACCTGATGGACCACATCGGCCTGAAACCCGGCGCCACCCACGTCATGCAGCACTCGGTGGGCGGGTACACGACCAACCTCGCCCTGGACGACTTCCTGCGCCCCGAGAACCTGCTGGCCCACACCTTCGACGGGCAGCCCCTGGACGCCGAGCACGGCGGCCCGCTGCGGCTGGTCGTGCCGCACCTGTACTTCTGGAAGAGCGCCAAGTGGCTCAGCGGCCTGGAATTCATGAGCGCCGACCAGCCGGGCTTCTGGGAACGCAACGGCTACCACATGCGCGGCGATCCCTTCGCGGAGGAACGCTACGACGACGACTGA
- a CDS encoding transcriptional regulator, whose protein sequence is MSIFDQAKHDVERARFIGDVRDLLAILRRQPNELLPFDWVRHLAPDGEHQRGLETIEVDHIIGSVDRYREFDRHYLPKEAHLDERWIGVRAAQLQGKELPPIQVYKVGDLYFVKDGNHRVSVARRQGQKFIDAYVIELHVTVPPEEGDTLKDLIIKGEYAQFLKATNLDTLIPHHLPIRFTTPGRYEKLLEHIRTRQYFLDRKPERAGLPPITWEEAVESWYRRLYCRIVENIDLHDVMSRFPGRTEADLYLWIMDHRYFLTQKYGHDVGSEEATMDFRAQHAPPLYKRLGQRVKLVLRGKLNPAM, encoded by the coding sequence ATGTCCATTTTTGATCAGGCCAAACATGACGTCGAACGCGCCCGGTTCATCGGGGACGTGCGCGATCTCCTGGCGATCCTGCGGCGGCAACCGAACGAACTGCTGCCCTTCGACTGGGTGCGTCACCTCGCCCCGGACGGCGAGCACCAGCGGGGCCTGGAGACCATTGAGGTGGATCACATCATCGGGTCGGTGGACCGCTACCGCGAGTTCGACCGGCACTACCTGCCCAAGGAAGCGCACCTGGACGAACGCTGGATCGGCGTGCGCGCCGCGCAGCTTCAGGGCAAGGAACTGCCGCCCATCCAGGTGTACAAGGTGGGCGACCTGTACTTCGTGAAGGACGGCAACCACCGCGTGTCCGTCGCGCGGCGCCAGGGGCAGAAGTTCATCGACGCGTACGTGATCGAACTGCACGTGACGGTCCCCCCGGAGGAAGGCGACACGCTGAAGGACCTGATCATCAAGGGCGAGTACGCGCAGTTCCTGAAGGCCACCAACCTCGACACGCTGATCCCGCACCACCTCCCGATCCGCTTCACCACGCCGGGCCGCTACGAGAAACTGCTGGAACACATCCGCACCCGCCAGTACTTCCTGGACCGCAAGCCCGAACGCGCGGGCCTGCCCCCCATCACCTGGGAGGAGGCGGTGGAAAGCTGGTACCGCCGCCTGTACTGCCGGATCGTGGAGAACATCGACCTGCACGACGTGATGTCCCGCTTCCCCGGGCGCACCGAGGCCGACCTGTACCTGTGGATCATGGATCACCGGTACTTCCTGACGCAGAAGTACGGGCATGACGTGGGCAGCGAGGAGGCCACCATGGACTTCCGCGCGCAGCACGCGCCGCCGCTGTACAAGCGACTTGGCCAGCGCGTGAAGCTCGTCCTGCGTGGCAAACTGAACCCGGCGATGTAA